In Candidatus Hinthialibacter antarcticus, the following are encoded in one genomic region:
- the bioD gene encoding dethiobiotin synthase, which yields MRGFFITGTDTEIGKTVVTGLLSFGLHQLGVKCLPIKPIASGAIEHDGALASEDVLFYQTLVDLDVSPSELSPVLLKRPASPHYAAQVENVVIDPKAVVQSVEALSKFRPCVLVEGIGGWQVPIAGAYCVSHFAADLGLPILIVAANRLGVINHTLLTIESVRAMGLQLAGVIFTHPSPDGEADLLENNIETIASVGEVKVLGKVPYLEPALFNKENRSQLWQHIENAIQWDAFLKSSTESLNDRVRTD from the coding sequence ATGCGCGGATTTTTTATCACAGGAACCGATACCGAAATCGGCAAGACGGTAGTGACGGGGTTGCTCTCGTTTGGTCTGCATCAGCTGGGGGTGAAATGTCTGCCCATCAAGCCTATCGCCAGCGGCGCGATTGAACATGACGGCGCCTTGGCGTCGGAAGACGTGTTGTTCTATCAGACATTGGTTGACCTCGATGTTTCCCCAAGCGAACTCTCGCCTGTTTTGTTAAAGCGCCCCGCCTCGCCGCATTACGCCGCGCAAGTCGAAAACGTCGTCATTGATCCGAAAGCGGTTGTGCAATCGGTGGAGGCGCTGTCGAAATTTCGCCCCTGCGTTTTGGTGGAAGGCATCGGCGGATGGCAGGTTCCGATTGCGGGCGCCTATTGTGTGTCGCATTTCGCGGCTGACCTGGGCTTGCCGATTCTTATTGTTGCGGCGAACCGGCTGGGAGTGATTAACCATACCCTGCTGACCATTGAATCGGTGAGGGCAATGGGGCTGCAACTTGCGGGGGTGATCTTTACGCATCCCTCGCCTGATGGAGAAGCCGACCTGCTCGAGAACAACATCGAAACCATCGCGAGCGTGGGTGAAGTGAAGGTTCTTGGCAAGGTTCCCTATCTGGAACCCGCTTTGTTCAACAAAGAAAACCGCAGTCAACTTTGGCAGCATATTGAGAACGCGATTCAATGGGACGCGTTTTTGAAGTCTTCTACCGAATCATTGAATGATCGTGTGCGCACTGATTAA
- a CDS encoding MFS transporter, whose protein sequence is MEEQNMMFANIVAVTSVFGLGLTMFLLGSIKLKLTETLGINDAQMGKLFSVYNFSNLVFVLVAGVVTDNFGYQTCAIVGFAAGVASMLFMGQAKTYGIAVVACLFLGVGSMFMNTAGNVLLGNPAIVFPDPGQSGNLGNVFFGVGAFVTPMLSAILFKQMSFGKALTVLGLLLVAPLVIACMAAFPESGGNFSASAAGGLITNPTIVLCALALMCYIALEVSMAGWITTYMTSVGASATQANTNLSFFSIAIMLGRLVTALGIGKLIVLSGSNGPWFILGLAAVSAVVLFAMKGINSKGSATVCVVLLGLLFAPIFPTVAGLMFARVPGEVAGTGFSIIFGVGLLGAIFVPAWMGSISSGEGKTIKDSMIVAASVAVILVVLAGVMGVMLPAPLPVA, encoded by the coding sequence ATGGAAGAACAAAATATGATGTTTGCGAATATCGTGGCCGTAACCAGCGTGTTTGGCCTTGGGCTTACCATGTTTTTATTGGGAAGCATCAAATTGAAATTGACGGAAACCCTGGGCATTAACGACGCTCAAATGGGCAAGTTGTTTTCCGTCTACAACTTCAGTAATTTGGTGTTTGTTTTGGTCGCGGGAGTCGTAACCGATAACTTTGGTTATCAAACCTGCGCGATCGTTGGCTTCGCCGCCGGAGTGGCTTCGATGCTCTTTATGGGGCAGGCTAAGACGTACGGGATTGCTGTGGTTGCCTGCTTGTTCCTGGGCGTCGGCAGTATGTTTATGAACACGGCGGGGAATGTTCTTCTCGGCAACCCGGCGATTGTTTTTCCTGACCCGGGCCAGTCGGGCAACCTGGGCAACGTGTTCTTCGGCGTGGGCGCATTCGTCACCCCGATGTTGTCCGCCATTCTCTTTAAGCAGATGTCATTCGGCAAAGCCTTAACCGTTCTTGGCTTGTTGCTGGTTGCTCCATTAGTGATTGCTTGCATGGCGGCGTTTCCCGAATCCGGCGGAAACTTCAGCGCGTCAGCGGCGGGCGGTTTGATTACCAACCCGACGATTGTTCTTTGCGCGTTGGCGCTGATGTGCTACATCGCCTTGGAAGTCTCAATGGCGGGCTGGATCACCACCTACATGACCAGCGTGGGCGCATCCGCCACCCAAGCCAACACCAACCTGTCGTTCTTCTCGATTGCGATTATGCTCGGTCGATTGGTGACGGCGCTTGGTATCGGTAAATTGATTGTTTTGTCAGGCTCGAACGGCCCCTGGTTTATTCTCGGCCTCGCCGCTGTTTCCGCCGTGGTGTTGTTTGCCATGAAGGGCATTAACAGCAAGGGCTCCGCGACGGTTTGCGTGGTTTTGCTGGGCTTGTTGTTTGCGCCAATCTTCCCGACGGTCGCTGGTTTGATGTTCGCCCGCGTTCCGGGTGAAGTGGCTGGAACCGGCTTTAGCATCATCTTCGGCGTTGGCCTCTTGGGCGCGATTTTTGTTCCCGCATGGATGGGCTCGATTTCAAGCGGCGAAGGCAAGACCATCAAAGACAGTATGATCGTCGCCGCGAGCGTTGCGGTTATTCTGGTTGTGCTGGCTGGCGTGATGGGCGTTATGTTGCCCGCGCCGTTGCCTGTTGCGTAA
- the bioA gene encoding adenosylmethionine--8-amino-7-oxononanoate transaminase — protein MTKSIDPTTLVAWDQQYVWHPFTQMQDYANEPPLIVERGEGAYLYDAEGRKYFDGNSSLWVNLHGHARPEINQAMHDQAQRIAHSTLLGPSNAPAIELAKRLVDATPEGLSKVFYSDNGSTSVEVALKMAFQSWRQTKTPDMERCSFITFEEAYHGDTIGSVSVGGMDLFHGIFGPLLFKTYRAPYPVYSKYANPEGPQAVCQQALDACEAVLKAHAAKCAAVIIEPVVQGASGIRTQAPGFLKGLRALCDQYNILLICDEVFVGFGRTGKMFGCQHEGVTPDLLCLAKGITGGYLPLAATLATDAIYEKFLGGYSEFKTFFHGHSYTGNQMGCAAALASLDLFEKDNSLEAMQPSVERLQTRLDRLYGANDHIADIHSIGLIAGIDIAQSRAKNMAYAIEQKMGAQVCFAMRKRGVWLRPLGNTLVVIPPLITQPHEIDFLFDALDGSLAEVLEGE, from the coding sequence ATGACCAAATCCATTGACCCAACCACGCTGGTCGCCTGGGACCAACAATACGTCTGGCACCCGTTCACTCAAATGCAAGACTACGCCAATGAACCGCCGCTAATTGTTGAGCGCGGCGAGGGCGCGTATTTATACGACGCCGAGGGCAGGAAATATTTTGACGGCAACTCGTCGCTGTGGGTGAACCTGCACGGTCACGCGCGGCCTGAGATCAACCAGGCGATGCACGACCAGGCGCAGCGCATCGCCCACTCGACCCTGCTGGGGCCGTCGAACGCGCCCGCGATTGAACTCGCCAAACGCCTGGTCGACGCCACGCCGGAGGGGCTCTCGAAAGTGTTTTATTCTGACAACGGTTCGACCTCGGTCGAGGTGGCGCTGAAGATGGCGTTTCAGTCATGGCGGCAAACCAAGACGCCCGACATGGAGCGCTGTTCGTTCATCACATTCGAAGAAGCCTACCACGGCGACACCATCGGCAGCGTCAGCGTGGGCGGCATGGATTTATTTCACGGCATCTTCGGGCCGCTGTTGTTCAAGACCTATCGCGCGCCGTATCCGGTCTATTCAAAGTACGCCAACCCCGAAGGGCCGCAGGCGGTTTGCCAACAGGCGCTGGACGCCTGCGAGGCGGTGCTCAAAGCGCACGCGGCGAAATGCGCGGCGGTGATAATCGAACCGGTTGTGCAGGGCGCGTCCGGCATCCGCACCCAGGCGCCGGGGTTTCTCAAAGGGCTGCGGGCGCTGTGCGATCAATACAACATTCTCTTAATTTGCGACGAGGTGTTCGTCGGCTTTGGGCGCACCGGCAAGATGTTCGGCTGTCAGCATGAAGGCGTGACGCCGGACTTGTTGTGTCTCGCGAAGGGCATCACCGGCGGGTATCTTCCGTTGGCGGCGACCTTGGCGACGGACGCGATCTATGAAAAATTTTTGGGCGGCTATAGCGAGTTTAAGACGTTCTTTCACGGACACTCGTATACTGGAAATCAGATGGGGTGCGCAGCGGCGTTGGCGAGCCTCGATTTGTTTGAAAAAGACAACTCGCTCGAAGCCATGCAGCCGTCGGTCGAGCGATTGCAGACGCGGTTAGACCGGCTCTATGGCGCCAACGATCACATCGCGGATATTCACAGCATCGGGTTGATCGCCGGGATCGACATTGCGCAAAGCCGCGCGAAAAACATGGCGTATGCCATTGAACAAAAGATGGGAGCGCAAGTCTGTTTCGCGATGCGCAAGCGCGGGGTGTGGCTGCGTCCGCTGGGCAATACGCTGGTGGTGATTCCACCGCTGATTACCCAGCCGCATGAAATTGATTTTCTATTCGACGCGCTCGATGGGTCGCTGGCGGAGGTTTTGGAAGGTGAATAG
- a CDS encoding ATPase, T2SS/T4P/T4SS family: MIRIVRTVLILIFVVALNGQTDVVYLKSGAQFLGTVAQDTGGAEVQIKTTSGVMTFKRSDISRIEKGSQLDNALFEAKYELGEGNFFEAVSRYADILKMPSAAAKNNQILKEQENAIRDFIRSHDKHSPLQDGVNDLAQIERFKTILSNPQLLELLQAEKKKLESKTAQAHFDEAKRLETNGNIEEAADHYATVLNNFPKHPLSQNLDRTLLNAYLQIGEDAYKTNMYRPSAKARAAFSEVLDRSADHPVALFYLGQMEVDDKNYEKAKEHLLQLDASKLSTRDAQKRTQLLQLIETRTQPRAVPTRRPVREPEPTPTPQLSKFEHIQGWFSDKWGNASKGAQDLFSSPGKLFDFAKTWGVNLGVLFGAILLLWYYPMKVVVKDLPNRRVVYYNWRRIVSYTGIVGLIAYFIDRWYREEPGKRCPKCNRNINNPEIFEDFDFEKCPYCEATIKPPFTLSDIIQQRSQMIAVAKSMSTGVQDEAQREEMINLLTLIITHARKIRASDIHIEPEEGRILVRFRVDGVITESLVLDGGLNTLLSSCIKIVSNLDIAERRLPQDGHFRRVILKEEINVRTSTIPTRTGEKVVMRLLDQKLASVALDSLGVRNEPLEKYRRAITAPHGLILATGPTGSGKTTLHYASLQFINDGSKNIVTVEDPIEYELEGINQIQHNTKTGLTFATALRSILRQDPDVIMIGEIRDLETAEIAVNAALTGHLVFSTLHTIDTSTSISRLIDIGVDVKLISSALLGIVAQRLVRKLCPHCKKKSTTTDKELTQLGAESKMLVGQPIYRPRGCRECMGTGYIGRTGIYEMLIPDGDMRNNIEIGASTKEIRQASMKSGMKTLRTEGVYKILTGHTSIEEVVRVTTEDVFADDPASADTITVD, from the coding sequence GTGATTCGTATTGTTAGAACGGTTCTGATTCTTATATTTGTGGTTGCATTGAATGGGCAGACTGACGTTGTCTATTTAAAAAGCGGCGCCCAGTTTCTTGGCACCGTCGCCCAGGATACCGGCGGCGCTGAAGTTCAAATCAAAACAACCAGCGGCGTGATGACCTTCAAGCGCAGCGATATTTCGCGCATTGAAAAAGGCTCGCAACTCGACAACGCGCTGTTTGAAGCAAAATATGAATTAGGCGAAGGCAACTTTTTTGAGGCGGTGTCAAGATACGCCGACATTCTAAAAATGCCGTCCGCCGCCGCAAAAAATAACCAGATTCTCAAAGAACAAGAGAACGCCATTCGCGATTTCATTCGTTCGCACGACAAACACAGCCCGCTGCAAGACGGCGTGAACGATCTCGCACAGATTGAGCGGTTTAAAACCATCCTTTCAAACCCTCAACTGTTAGAACTGCTGCAAGCCGAAAAAAAGAAACTCGAAAGCAAAACCGCCCAGGCCCATTTTGATGAAGCCAAGCGCCTCGAAACCAACGGAAACATCGAAGAGGCGGCGGATCATTACGCGACGGTATTGAACAATTTCCCTAAACATCCGTTGTCTCAAAATTTAGACCGCACCTTGCTCAACGCCTATCTGCAAATCGGCGAAGACGCCTACAAGACCAACATGTACCGTCCGTCGGCCAAAGCGCGCGCGGCCTTTTCAGAAGTGCTGGACCGGTCCGCCGACCATCCGGTGGCGCTGTTTTATCTGGGCCAGATGGAAGTTGACGATAAAAATTACGAAAAAGCCAAAGAGCATTTATTGCAACTGGACGCATCAAAATTAAGTACGCGCGACGCGCAAAAGCGTACGCAGTTGCTGCAACTGATTGAAACGCGCACTCAACCGCGCGCCGTCCCCACGCGTCGGCCCGTGCGCGAGCCGGAGCCAACCCCCACCCCCCAATTGAGCAAGTTTGAACACATCCAAGGTTGGTTTTCTGACAAATGGGGCAACGCCAGCAAAGGCGCCCAAGACCTGTTTTCGTCGCCGGGCAAACTTTTTGATTTCGCAAAAACCTGGGGCGTCAACCTGGGCGTCCTCTTTGGGGCGATTTTATTGCTGTGGTATTACCCCATGAAGGTGGTGGTCAAAGACCTGCCCAACCGCCGCGTGGTGTATTACAACTGGCGGCGCATCGTGAGTTATACCGGCATCGTCGGATTGATCGCCTATTTCATTGACCGGTGGTATCGCGAAGAGCCGGGCAAGCGCTGCCCCAAATGCAACCGCAATATAAATAATCCCGAAATATTTGAAGATTTTGATTTTGAAAAATGCCCCTACTGCGAGGCGACCATCAAGCCGCCGTTTACGTTGTCTGACATTATTCAACAGCGTTCGCAGATGATCGCGGTGGCCAAGTCGATGTCGACCGGCGTTCAGGATGAAGCCCAGCGCGAAGAAATGATTAACCTGCTCACGCTGATTATTACCCATGCGCGAAAGATCCGCGCCAGCGATATTCACATCGAGCCGGAAGAAGGCCGCATTCTGGTGCGCTTTCGCGTTGACGGCGTGATTACCGAATCGCTGGTGCTCGACGGCGGACTGAACACCCTGCTCAGCAGTTGCATCAAAATTGTCAGCAACCTCGATATCGCTGAGCGCCGTCTGCCCCAAGACGGTCACTTCCGCCGCGTGATTCTCAAAGAAGAAATCAACGTGCGTACTTCCACCATCCCCACTCGCACGGGCGAAAAAGTGGTCATGCGGCTGCTCGATCAAAAACTCGCCAGCGTGGCGCTTGATTCGCTGGGCGTACGCAATGAACCGCTCGAAAAATACCGCCGCGCCATCACCGCGCCGCACGGTTTGATTCTCGCGACCGGGCCAACGGGAAGCGGTAAAACCACGCTGCACTACGCGTCGCTGCAGTTCATCAACGACGGCTCGAAAAATATCGTCACGGTTGAAGACCCGATTGAATATGAACTCGAAGGCATCAACCAGATTCAACACAACACCAAAACCGGCCTGACCTTCGCCACAGCGCTGCGCTCGATTCTTCGCCAAGACCCTGACGTAATTATGATCGGCGAAATTCGCGACCTCGAAACCGCCGAAATCGCCGTGAACGCGGCGTTGACGGGCCACCTGGTGTTCTCGACGCTGCACACCATCGACACCTCGACCTCAATCTCGCGGCTAATTGATATTGGCGTGGACGTGAAGTTGATTAGCTCCGCGCTGTTGGGCATTGTCGCGCAACGCCTGGTGCGCAAACTGTGCCCGCATTGCAAAAAGAAATCGACCACGACTGATAAGGAACTCACTCAACTGGGGGCCGAGTCGAAAATGTTGGTCGGCCAACCGATCTATCGTCCCCGTGGTTGCCGTGAATGTATGGGGACGGGCTACATTGGCCGGACTGGCATTTATGAAATGTTGATTCCCGACGGCGACATGCGCAATAATATTGAAATTGGCGCCAGCACAAAAGAGATCCGCCAGGCGTCGATGAAATCCGGCATGAAGACGTTGCGCACCGAAGGCGTGTATAAAATCCTGACGGGGCACACCTCGATTGAAGAAGTGGTTCGCGTCACAACCGAAGACGTCTTCGCTGACGACCCGGCGTCCGCCGATACCATTACGGTGGACTAA
- a CDS encoding DUF1232 domain-containing protein: MRSFIVIIVGLIAAVYLMNPTAGVFELIPDAFPVIGNLDEAGAAFLLLNCLDYFGINLTGLLKKKKQPTDE; encoded by the coding sequence ATGCGGTCTTTTATTGTTATCATTGTTGGTTTGATCGCTGCGGTCTATTTGATGAACCCGACGGCGGGGGTGTTTGAATTGATCCCAGATGCGTTTCCGGTAATTGGAAATTTAGATGAAGCCGGGGCCGCATTTTTGCTATTAAATTGTCTCGATTATTTTGGAATCAACCTGACGGGTTTACTGAAAAAAAAGAAGCAACCCACAGACGAGTAA